GGCGGGCCCGTGAGCTCCTGGTGACGGCGGAACTACAGGAGGGGGCGCTGCCCCCGTCGAGCCGGCCCGCCGTGCGGGCGGTGCACTCGATCTACGGGGCCCTGCTCCGCGAGGTGGAGATGCGGGACTTCGACGTGTTCACCAGCAGGGTGCGGTTGGGGCCATGGCGGAAGGCCGCCATCGGATCGTCGGCCCTCGCCGAACGTCTGAGTGACCGCTTCGCCTGTCGGCGTACTGCCGCGGTGGTTGCCACGGCCTGAGCCCCCGGCAGCCGTTCCCGGCCGCCGGAAGAAACCGAACGCCCATCAGCACGGCTGTGGCGAGCCGGCTCTCACGATCTGTCGACGTGCCCGGGGCATCGAGCCATGCCCGGATGGTCCGTGCGCACCGGCGCGGCGATGCCGAACCGCTCCATGACGGCGCCCGGGGCGTCGAGCGTGTACGTGCGCACGCGCGGCAGGACGTGGAAGAGGGATACCGTCCGGGGGGAGCAGAGGTGGCGCAGCCACCGCGCCCTGACCCGCAGTGCAAAGGCTGTCGCGTGGACGAGGACTGCCGGAGGCCGCTGGTAGCCGAGCGCGGTGCGCACCGCCGGGGGAAGGGCTGCCAGGGCGGTCTTCGTGGCCGCGTGGCGCAGCGGGGCGGGGAACCAGCACGCCATGACGCTGAGGGCCGCTCCGGCGACGCGGTGGCCGGCTGGAGTCGGCCGCTGGTGGGTGTGCTCGTACTCGTCGTAGAAGGAAGCCAGTTGCTCGTAGGTGGCAGGCAGATCCTTGATCGCGAGACGCTGCCCGATGCCGCGGTAGAGATGGAAGGCCGCGCGGCGTTCGTGACTGGTCAGGGGACGCCAGCCGCAGCGGTCGATCCAGCGGACGGGTTCGAGGACGAACGCGGCGAGGGTGTAGAGCATGTCGCCGTTGCTGATGCGGTACCAGCTGTGCGCGCGATTGACGATACGCAGCGCGGTGCGCCCTTCCGGGGAGTCGCAACCGAAGCGTACGAGGGCTCCCATCAGCAGGAAGGTGTCGTCGTAGCGGCGCTGGCCCGCGCAGGCGAACTCCCCGGTGGCGTCGAGAAGAGCCGCAATGGAGGGGATGGCGAAGGTGCGCAGGAGGGCGAGCTCCATGCCGCGCAGGTAGTCGAAGGGGAACTCCAGGCCCGCGCTGATGCGGTAGATCTCCAGATGGTCACCTTCCGGGTCCAGGGCGAGCAGGTGTTCCCGGAGCGCGAACCGGCCCTTTCTGGCGAACCGGGACCGTTCAGCCATGGCGTGCTGCTCCTCGAGTTCCTGCACGGAAGCAGGCCAGGCTCAGGAGGGTCAGCAGCACATACCAGGTGACCTGCGCGGTGAGGCGGCCGGTAACGTCCGCGGTGCTGAAGGCGGCGCCGGAAGCGGCGTGGACCGCCCCGTAGGTCGGCAGGAACTGGAACCGGTCCTCATCCGCATGGGGGTTCAGCATCGGGTTCTGCAGGCCGCTGTCGAGGAGACTGACCATGATGATGGTGAACATGCCCTCGAGTTCCCCCGGCAGAACGGCGGCCAGCGCGGTTCCCAGGCTGGCGTAGGTCAGCGCGGCCAGCAGCAGGGCGACACCCACGAAGAGGGGCCTGCGTACGTCGATGAGGGCGAAGATCACGACCAGGGTGTAGCCGGCGGTCGCAGCGGCCGCCACCGCGACGGCCGCCAGGCGTCCGGCGAACAAGGACGGCGCGCTGAACCCGGCCCGCACCAGGCGGCGGTCGAAGCCCCGACCGCGGTGGGTTGCCGTGAACGCCAGGAAGCCGATGATCAAAGTGATGGCGTTCGCGGCGGCGTAGATGAGGCTGAAGGCGTTGCCCGGCACCACGACGGGGACGGCGGCCTGGGGGCCGGGATGAAACGTCACCGGGTAGGACAGGAAGGTGATCTTCTCCAGGACCAGCCACAGCGGAACGAACCCCAAAACGAGCACGATGGCCAACCGGTTGCGCGCGTACTCCAGGCAGGCCATGCGTCCGGACACCAGCACGGGCGCCGCCATGCCCGTCATGGCCGTCATCGAGTTCCCCCAACCACCGCGAGACGCCCGCCGGAAAGGGTGAGCAGCACATCGAATGGTGTGCTGTCGGGAACGAAGTGCGTCACCACGAGCACCGTCTTGCCGCGGTCCCGCAGCTCTGCGGCCAGCTCCCAGAACACCTGGTACGTCTCGTGGTCGAGCCCCTGGTACGGCTCGTCCAGCAGCAGGACGTCCGGATCGTGCATCAGAGCCAGCGTCAGGTTCAGCTTCTGCTGGGTCCCCCCACTCAGCGTCCCCGCTTCCTGGGCGAGGCATGAAGCGAAATTCAGCCGGCCGAGGAGGCTCTCTGCCCGCTCCATGCTCGTCAGGCGGTAGGCCGTCCGGAACAGGACGAGGTGCTGCGCGACGGTGAGCGAGAGGTTCAACACCGGGACCTGCGGACAGTGGCCGTACGAGCCGCCGAAGAGAACCCGGCCCGCATCGGGCCTGAGGTCCCCCAGCAGGACCCGCAGCAGCGTGGTCTTCCCGCTGCCGTTCTCGCCCGTGATACCGGCGATACAGCCCCCCGGCAGCGCTAGATCGACACCATCCAACACGCGCCGGCCCCGAAAGCTCTTACTCAGGCCGGCCGCGGCCAGAACCGGCCGGTTCCCCGCGGCGAAGCCGGTCTCGAGGACTCCCTCGGCGGTTCCCATCCGTGTCCCACGCTCCTTCCGGACCACAGCACGTCACCACGTGGCGGTGATACCTCCACTCAAGCGGAACGGGAGGGTCGCAAGCCAGGCGGCACGCACGGGCCTGTTGCACCTTCGGGTGACAGGTCTGGTCACGCGGTGGGACAGAACTCACTTGGGGGAACCGACGGCACATCCGTTCGCTCCCGTCGGCTTGCCGCGGATGGCACTGCACCATCTACTGGCCCGGGAACCTCCTCCAACCCCCGAGAAGACAGCGCCTCTTCGGGGGAGGAGGACGCCACGGCATACCGGCAGCCCAGGTTCGCTCCGAGTGACTTCGTCAGCCCGACCGGAGGCCGGCTCTGCCCTTGGTTAACACCCCGCGGGTCGTGGCGGGGCGGCCGGGGCGGTTCGGGAGTCGTGCCCGGCATGCGGCGGCGACGTACGGCACACGGTCCGCCAGTGGGCGGCCTGCACCGTGTGCACATGGGGCGGGACGGAGTCCGAGGTGATCG
This is a stretch of genomic DNA from Streptomyces sp. NBC_00536. It encodes these proteins:
- a CDS encoding ABC transporter permease; its protein translation is MAAPVLVSGRMACLEYARNRLAIVLVLGFVPLWLVLEKITFLSYPVTFHPGPQAAVPVVVPGNAFSLIYAAANAITLIIGFLAFTATHRGRGFDRRLVRAGFSAPSLFAGRLAAVAVAAAATAGYTLVVIFALIDVRRPLFVGVALLLAALTYASLGTALAAVLPGELEGMFTIIMVSLLDSGLQNPMLNPHADEDRFQFLPTYGAVHAASGAAFSTADVTGRLTAQVTWYVLLTLLSLACFRAGTRGAARHG
- a CDS encoding ABC transporter ATP-binding protein, producing the protein MGTAEGVLETGFAAGNRPVLAAAGLSKSFRGRRVLDGVDLALPGGCIAGITGENGSGKTTLLRVLLGDLRPDAGRVLFGGSYGHCPQVPVLNLSLTVAQHLVLFRTAYRLTSMERAESLLGRLNFASCLAQEAGTLSGGTQQKLNLTLALMHDPDVLLLDEPYQGLDHETYQVFWELAAELRDRGKTVLVVTHFVPDSTPFDVLLTLSGGRLAVVGGTR
- a CDS encoding oxygenase MpaB family protein, encoding MAERSRFARKGRFALREHLLALDPEGDHLEIYRISAGLEFPFDYLRGMELALLRTFAIPSIAALLDATGEFACAGQRRYDDTFLLMGALVRFGCDSPEGRTALRIVNRAHSWYRISNGDMLYTLAAFVLEPVRWIDRCGWRPLTSHERRAAFHLYRGIGQRLAIKDLPATYEQLASFYDEYEHTHQRPTPAGHRVAGAALSVMACWFPAPLRHAATKTALAALPPAVRTALGYQRPPAVLVHATAFALRVRARWLRHLCSPRTVSLFHVLPRVRTYTLDAPGAVMERFGIAAPVRTDHPGMARCPGHVDRS